The Chanos chanos chromosome 6, fChaCha1.1, whole genome shotgun sequence genome includes a region encoding these proteins:
- the btg2 gene encoding protein BTG2: MNSYGTKADMVPEVTAAVNFLSRLLKTRGFLSEQQLQVFRDCLKQALSEHYKHHWFPDRPQKGSGYRCIRINHEMDPIIGKAACRIGLSSEQLFALLPRELTLWVDPYEVSYRIGEDGSICVLYEAEAPVQNSTSNNRDGSPFDSALNCKNRFLLSGRSSPPKNYLMTVSS; the protein is encoded by the exons ATGAACAGCTACGGAACCAAAGCAGATATGGTCCCCGAAGTAACGGCCGCAGTGAATTTCCTCTCAAGACTGCTAAAAACAAGGGGATTTCTAAGTGAGCAGCAACTTCAGGTTTTCAGGGACTGCCTAAAACAAGCACTCTCAG AGCACTACAAGCACCACTGGTTTCCAGACAGACCTCAGAAGGGGTCTGGCTATCGATGCATCCGGATAAATCACGAGATGGATCCCATTATAGGCAAGGCTGCTTGTCGAATTGGACTGTCTAGTGAGCAACTTTTCGCTCTCCTTCCCCGAGAGCTAACGCTTTGGGTGGACCCTTACGAGGTGTCCTACCGCATCGGAGAGGATGGCTCCATTTGTGTGTTGTACGAGGCTGAGGCACCCGTTCAAAATTCTACGTCCAACAACCGCGATGGCTCGCCATTCGATTCAGCATTGAACTGTAAGAATCGTTTTCTCCTGAGTGGCCGTAGcagccccccaaaaaactacCTGATGACGGTGTCAAGCTAA